From Spirochaetota bacterium, one genomic window encodes:
- the folP gene encoding dihydropteroate synthase yields the protein MDHQMRTRVWLDRHGRNILNGRIVMGIINVTTDSFFDGSRTPSSGEAIARAAAIIDAGARMIDIGAESTRPGAEPVDAATELSRVIPLVREIRSRFPSILISIDTYKAAVAEESLAAGADIINDVSSLTFDKSMADVVSHSKAPVILMHMKGSPQTMQDDPAYADVVGEVSTYLNERIAHACARGVERERIVVDPGIGFGKTLTHNLALLKSLPQLKEAPDRPVLVGLSRKRFIGDITGRATGERLAGSLGAAVAAAALGADIVRTHDVAETREALAVADAILKMKTA from the coding sequence GTGGACCACCAGATGAGAACGCGCGTGTGGCTTGACCGTCATGGCAGGAATATACTGAACGGCCGCATCGTGATGGGGATAATCAATGTAACTACGGATTCTTTTTTTGACGGGAGCCGGACGCCGTCATCGGGAGAGGCGATCGCGAGAGCGGCAGCCATTATCGATGCCGGTGCACGGATGATCGATATCGGAGCGGAATCGACACGCCCCGGCGCAGAACCGGTCGATGCCGCGACCGAATTGTCGCGTGTCATACCGCTCGTGCGGGAGATACGCTCGCGTTTTCCGAGCATACTGATATCGATAGATACGTACAAAGCAGCCGTCGCGGAAGAATCGCTTGCCGCCGGGGCGGACATCATCAATGACGTGAGTTCGCTCACATTTGACAAATCCATGGCGGATGTGGTTTCTCACAGTAAGGCGCCGGTAATACTCATGCACATGAAAGGCAGTCCTCAGACCATGCAGGACGATCCGGCGTACGCCGATGTTGTCGGTGAGGTAAGCACGTATCTGAACGAACGCATCGCCCATGCCTGCGCCCGCGGCGTGGAACGTGAGCGCATCGTCGTCGACCCGGGCATCGGTTTCGGGAAAACGCTTACGCATAATCTCGCGCTCCTCAAGTCGCTGCCGCAGCTGAAAGAAGCGCCCGATCGGCCGGTGCTTGTGGGGCTCTCGCGAAAGCGTTTCATCGGGGATATCACCGGACGCGCGACAGGCGAACGTCTCGCGGGCTCGCTCGGCGCCGCGGTGGCAGCGGCCGCGCTCGGTGCGGACATCGTACGTACGCATGATGTTGCTGAAACGCGTGAAGCGCTCGCGGTAGCGGATGCGATACTGAAAATGAAAACGGCATAG
- the cdaA gene encoding diadenylate cyclase CdaA, with protein MLSFLNISELFNYPALKGILFTVDIIIVGFVFYQIYRLLADTRGIIVLQGIALIFLATFVARFLNLQTLFWLLDNVLKVTLLGLIVIFQTEIKRALVMLGERTLFKNIFSFDTSALYKIVNAVYVISNKGYGAIIVVERRVDLKGLLERAVTLDAEISSELIETIFYHHNPLHDGAVIIDRNRVVAASAYLPLSERDTKNGVRRFGTRHRAALGISEQSDAVVIVVSEETGAVSLAHNGKLDYNIAREDIGAKLEALLGVERERR; from the coding sequence GTGCTCTCTTTTCTGAACATCAGCGAACTGTTCAACTACCCCGCCCTCAAGGGTATTCTCTTCACCGTCGATATCATCATCGTCGGATTCGTCTTCTATCAGATATACCGATTGCTCGCCGACACGCGCGGCATCATAGTCCTCCAGGGCATAGCGCTCATCTTTCTTGCCACCTTCGTCGCACGCTTCCTCAATCTGCAGACGCTCTTCTGGCTCCTTGACAATGTGCTCAAGGTCACGCTGCTCGGGCTCATCGTAATATTCCAGACGGAGATAAAACGCGCGCTCGTCATGCTCGGTGAGCGGACACTGTTCAAGAATATCTTTTCTTTCGACACTTCGGCCCTGTACAAGATAGTCAACGCGGTGTATGTGATATCCAACAAAGGATACGGGGCGATAATCGTCGTCGAGCGGCGCGTGGACTTGAAGGGACTCCTCGAGCGGGCAGTGACCCTCGATGCGGAAATATCAAGCGAGCTCATCGAAACGATATTCTATCATCATAATCCGCTCCACGACGGCGCCGTCATCATCGACCGCAACCGCGTGGTCGCCGCGTCCGCGTATCTGCCGCTCTCGGAACGGGACACGAAGAACGGTGTTCGGCGCTTCGGCACACGCCACCGCGCAGCGCTCGGGATATCAGAACAATCGGACGCCGTCGTCATCGTGGTATCCGAGGAGACCGGGGCGGTATCCCTCGCGCACAACGGCAAGCTCGATTACAACATCGCACGGGAGGACATCGGCGCAAAACTCGAGGCGCTCCTGGGGGTAGAACGTGAGCGCCGATAG
- a CDS encoding 2Fe-2S iron-sulfur cluster-binding protein, producing the protein MVDIIIDGETLRVDEKKNLLHAVNETKKHHIPHICFHPTLPVSGNCRMCLVELGSAIKDASGETIKWTPKLQPACNTAVREGMHVLNMKSAKVRAFRRMLMEMYLINHPLDCPVCDKSGECTLQNYAYTYGAGKTRFAFKKRRTEKKKISDRIIRDQNRCIHCGRCQSFFETVTRDAPYARVHRGSEMEFDTFRDHEWENDYQGNTVDLCPVGALTAADFRFKRRVWYLDKKPSLCMSCATGCAIDIHSDPNRIGEGIVRITPRVNEKINGSIICDRGRFGYRSGNDRTRRLLTARIGGKGSTLDAAVAAFDARLSSHTPRHIAVIASAWYSNEDNAALKDHFLSMGITDIDHRITDEQLSGSTELLDELLISRDRHPNSLGAAEAGCRADTPARTLIDRLGADITAAVIVLDPVLEAMDDIMTALLATKAELFIFSAHANAITDRAAVSLPITALGESEGTFVNRIGIPQFVRRAITPPAGVLPLRDMVHRLEKKLAV; encoded by the coding sequence ATGGTCGACATCATCATCGACGGCGAAACGCTCAGGGTTGACGAGAAAAAAAATCTGCTGCACGCCGTGAACGAAACGAAGAAACATCATATACCGCATATCTGTTTCCACCCCACCCTCCCGGTATCGGGCAATTGCCGCATGTGTCTCGTCGAACTTGGCAGCGCCATCAAGGATGCATCCGGCGAGACGATAAAATGGACGCCGAAACTCCAGCCGGCCTGCAATACCGCGGTGCGCGAGGGCATGCATGTGCTCAACATGAAGAGCGCCAAGGTACGCGCATTCCGCCGCATGCTCATGGAGATGTATCTCATCAATCACCCCCTCGACTGCCCCGTATGCGATAAATCCGGCGAATGCACGCTGCAGAACTATGCCTATACCTACGGCGCCGGCAAGACGCGATTTGCGTTCAAGAAACGGCGTACGGAAAAAAAGAAGATATCGGACCGGATAATTCGCGACCAGAACCGCTGTATACACTGCGGACGCTGTCAATCGTTCTTTGAAACGGTCACCAGGGACGCGCCCTATGCCCGTGTTCACCGCGGAAGCGAAATGGAATTCGACACGTTCCGCGACCATGAATGGGAGAACGACTATCAGGGGAACACGGTCGACCTCTGTCCCGTCGGCGCGCTTACCGCAGCGGATTTCCGTTTCAAACGCCGGGTGTGGTATCTGGACAAGAAGCCCTCTCTCTGCATGTCATGCGCTACCGGATGCGCCATCGATATACACAGCGACCCGAACCGCATCGGCGAAGGCATCGTGCGGATAACACCGCGCGTGAACGAAAAGATAAACGGGAGCATCATCTGCGACCGCGGGCGTTTCGGGTATCGGTCCGGCAATGACAGAACACGGCGCCTTCTTACCGCGCGTATCGGCGGGAAGGGATCGACCCTCGATGCCGCTGTTGCCGCGTTCGATGCGCGTCTCAGTTCTCATACGCCCAGGCATATTGCCGTCATCGCGTCGGCATGGTACAGCAATGAGGACAACGCTGCGTTAAAAGACCATTTTTTATCGATGGGGATAACCGATATCGATCACCGCATCACCGACGAACAGCTCTCCGGCAGCACTGAACTGCTTGACGAACTCCTTATAAGCCGGGACAGACACCCGAATTCGCTCGGTGCCGCCGAGGCAGGCTGCCGTGCGGATACACCTGCCCGGACGCTCATCGACAGACTGGGAGCGGACATCACCGCCGCCGTCATCGTGCTCGACCCGGTGCTCGAAGCGATGGATGATATCATGACGGCCCTTCTCGCAACGAAGGCCGAACTTTTCATTTTCTCCGCTCATGCGAACGCAATAACCGACCGTGCGGCAGTGTCGCTCCCGATAACGGCGCTCGGCGAGTCAGAGGGAACGTTCGTCAACCGCATCGGCATCCCGCAATTCGTCCGCCGTGCGATCACACCGCCGGCAGGGGTACTGCCGCTCCGCGACATGGTGCATCGCCTGGAAAAGAAACTTGCCGTCTAG
- a CDS encoding CdaR family protein: protein MSADSRKKFKTNFITDNLVAKIISLALAILLSLYVTSQEDESRDYRVPLRVVNLPADLLVAGDVPKEVILSLKAKKNKFLLINPKILEANIDLGKRTVGSAVYKLTLNQELPEVQWSIKPPAVEISLEPPAIRTVKINPVVAGTPMPGFYVIGAVVSPADAEIRGPVSVIRDVTAIATETVLVDRVQSNFERDVALIAPDNVTVPSYTVHLSVRIGAEVATNIITNIAPHYDLSARRLVIVNKNDIIIKRVIIRGARQTIEQLSADQIAPKLIVKDITKPGTFRGVKIALDLPPGVELVSIEPETFDVRVIRK from the coding sequence GTGAGCGCCGATAGCAGGAAGAAATTCAAGACGAATTTCATCACCGATAACCTTGTCGCAAAAATAATATCGCTCGCGCTCGCCATACTCCTTTCGCTCTACGTGACATCGCAGGAGGATGAATCGCGCGATTACCGCGTGCCGCTGCGTGTCGTCAATCTTCCTGCCGACCTCCTCGTTGCAGGGGATGTCCCTAAGGAAGTGATACTGTCGCTCAAGGCGAAAAAGAACAAGTTCCTCCTTATCAACCCGAAAATCCTCGAAGCGAACATAGACCTCGGCAAGCGCACGGTCGGGAGCGCCGTGTATAAATTAACGCTCAATCAGGAATTGCCCGAAGTACAATGGTCGATAAAACCACCGGCCGTGGAGATATCGCTCGAACCGCCCGCGATACGCACGGTGAAGATAAACCCGGTCGTCGCCGGGACACCGATGCCGGGGTTCTACGTCATCGGTGCCGTCGTATCGCCTGCTGATGCGGAGATACGCGGACCGGTATCGGTCATACGCGACGTAACGGCGATAGCCACCGAAACGGTGCTCGTCGACCGTGTACAATCGAATTTCGAACGCGACGTTGCGCTCATCGCCCCCGACAATGTGACCGTTCCTTCGTACACCGTTCACCTCTCGGTACGCATCGGCGCCGAGGTCGCAACGAACATCATTACGAACATAGCCCCGCACTACGACCTCTCCGCGAGGCGTCTTGTCATCGTCAATAAGAACGACATCATCATCAAACGCGTCATCATACGCGGAGCGCGCCAGACGATAGAACAGCTCTCAGCGGACCAGATAGCCCCGAAGCTCATTGTAAAAGATATCACCAAGCCGGGAACGTTCCGCGGCGTCAAAATCGCCTTGGACCTGCCGCCCGGCGTTGAGCTCGTTTCCATCGAGCCGGAAACATTCGATGTGCGTGTGATACGGAAATAG
- the thiC gene encoding phosphomethylpyrimidine synthase ThiC has translation MHKTQRENAIAGIITPEMRSVSEREHIDGTLLCERIRAGEISLVRNRLRSIPPLGVGRGLSVKVNANIGTSRLASNPEFEMEKMRVAIRYGADAIMDLSTGGDLAGIRSRILKECTVPIGTVPIYQAAHDVIKAARAPSSLTAKELIDTITRQAEEGVDFMTIHSGINRETLARYEKSTRIVGCVSRGGALLLEWMTLNGRENPLYEQYDEILDILHEYDVTISLGDGMRPGSLHDATDRTQISELIVLGELAERALAKGVQVMIEGPGHVPLHEIEANIILQKKLCNNVPFYVLGPLVTDVAPGYDHITGAIGGAIAAKTGADFLCYVTPAEHLRLPDLEDVKEGVIAFKIAAHAADIAKGIPGAMEWDIAMSKRRKALDWNGQFELAMDREKCERYRADVPDSSAECTMCGEFCSMRKDSEVRARAN, from the coding sequence ATGCATAAGACGCAGCGAGAGAACGCGATAGCCGGCATCATAACGCCGGAAATGCGATCGGTCTCTGAACGAGAGCATATCGATGGTACACTGCTTTGCGAACGGATACGTGCGGGTGAGATATCGCTCGTGAGGAACAGGCTCCGCAGTATCCCGCCCCTCGGTGTCGGCCGCGGACTCTCGGTGAAGGTGAACGCGAACATCGGGACCTCACGCCTCGCATCCAATCCTGAATTCGAAATGGAGAAGATGCGCGTCGCGATACGCTACGGTGCCGATGCCATCATGGACCTTTCCACCGGCGGCGATCTCGCCGGGATCCGCTCGCGCATCCTCAAGGAATGCACGGTCCCCATCGGTACGGTGCCGATATATCAGGCGGCGCATGATGTGATAAAAGCAGCGCGCGCACCCTCGTCGCTCACGGCGAAAGAGCTCATCGATACGATAACACGGCAGGCGGAAGAAGGCGTCGATTTCATGACGATACATTCCGGCATCAATCGCGAGACGCTCGCACGGTACGAGAAAAGCACGCGCATCGTCGGCTGTGTATCGCGCGGCGGTGCGTTGCTCCTCGAATGGATGACGCTCAACGGCAGGGAGAACCCGCTCTACGAACAGTACGATGAGATACTCGACATACTCCACGAATACGATGTAACGATATCATTAGGCGACGGCATGCGGCCCGGCTCGCTCCATGACGCCACCGACCGCACGCAGATATCCGAGCTCATCGTCCTCGGCGAACTCGCCGAACGCGCGCTCGCAAAGGGCGTGCAGGTGATGATAGAAGGCCCCGGGCACGTGCCGCTCCATGAGATCGAAGCGAACATCATACTCCAGAAAAAGCTCTGTAATAATGTTCCCTTTTATGTACTCGGCCCGCTTGTCACCGATGTCGCCCCCGGGTACGATCACATTACCGGCGCCATCGGAGGTGCCATCGCCGCGAAAACAGGCGCGGATTTTCTCTGTTATGTAACGCCCGCCGAGCATTTACGGCTTCCCGATCTCGAGGATGTAAAGGAAGGCGTCATCGCGTTCAAGATCGCTGCGCATGCAGCCGATATCGCCAAAGGCATACCGGGCGCCATGGAATGGGATATCGCCATGTCTAAGCGGCGCAAAGCGCTTGACTGGAACGGTCAATTCGAACTTGCCATGGACCGTGAAAAATGCGAACGCTACCGCGCCGATGTCCCGGACAGCAGCGCCGAGTGCACCATGTGCGGCGAATTCTGCTCCATGCGCAAGGATTCCGAGGTTCGCGCCCGGGCGAACTGA
- the nuoK gene encoding NADH-quinone oxidoreductase subunit NuoK gives MEALPKDVVMFALSGILFATGLTGVIIRRNIILVFISVEIMLNAANLSFLGFAYRYGDIVPAGAALFVIALAVVEAAVGLALLVSLYRVRGTLAVDEINLLKR, from the coding sequence ATGGAAGCACTTCCCAAAGACGTTGTCATGTTCGCGTTAAGCGGCATACTCTTCGCGACCGGGCTTACCGGCGTCATCATACGCAGGAACATCATCCTGGTGTTCATCTCCGTTGAGATAATGCTCAATGCAGCGAACCTTTCATTCCTCGGGTTCGCCTATCGCTACGGCGACATCGTCCCTGCGGGTGCCGCGCTTTTCGTCATCGCGCTCGCCGTTGTCGAGGCGGCGGTGGGGCTTGCGCTCCTCGTGTCGCTCTATCGAGTCCGGGGTACGCTCGCCGTTGACGAGATAAATCTTCTTAAGCGCTGA
- a CDS encoding aldo/keto reductase translates to MNSIPFGHTGISVTALGMGGMRFGKEMSEKDAVGVVRYACDRGVTYFDTAPGYCDDRSESIYGKALERAPYRSAVLATKGFNTKSGDEINAAIENSLRKLKRDHIDLYFLWCVMNPEQYAAAKAPSRSLEAILKAKERGLIGHIGVSTHMDSDGIRSIVDDGIFEFIMGPYNAINHRQRDDGLRYARERGMATVAMNPLHGGVIAQYKDAPLFGSSDTIASSMRFCLSSPAITVTLSGMNSKAQVDENISYTERQDAVRAYLREDLARELCTACGYCLEECPAAINIPAFMDAYNIFRITGAKAAGKDKLAWQKKFGLLSNDAKAAADCTACGACERKCTQFLNIIERMKWLSGMEKEILSEQKKS, encoded by the coding sequence GTGAACAGTATTCCCTTCGGACATACAGGCATTTCGGTGACCGCGCTCGGCATGGGCGGCATGCGCTTCGGCAAAGAGATGAGCGAGAAGGACGCCGTCGGTGTCGTTCGCTATGCATGCGACCGCGGGGTTACGTATTTCGACACGGCGCCCGGCTACTGCGACGACAGGAGCGAATCGATATACGGCAAGGCGCTTGAACGGGCGCCATACCGTTCGGCGGTACTTGCGACGAAAGGGTTCAATACGAAATCAGGCGATGAGATAAACGCCGCCATAGAGAATTCGCTGCGGAAGCTCAAACGGGACCATATCGATCTCTACTTTCTTTGGTGCGTCATGAACCCGGAGCAGTATGCGGCGGCAAAAGCCCCCTCTCGTTCGCTCGAGGCGATACTGAAGGCGAAGGAGCGCGGGCTCATCGGGCATATCGGCGTATCAACGCATATGGATTCCGACGGTATTCGGTCCATCGTGGATGACGGCATATTCGAATTCATCATGGGGCCGTACAATGCGATAAATCACCGCCAGCGCGATGACGGCCTTCGCTACGCGCGTGAGCGGGGGATGGCAACGGTGGCGATGAACCCGCTCCACGGCGGCGTCATTGCGCAGTATAAGGACGCGCCCCTTTTCGGCTCATCGGATACGATAGCATCATCGATGCGGTTCTGCCTTTCTTCACCGGCAATAACGGTGACGCTGTCGGGTATGAATTCAAAAGCACAGGTCGATGAGAACATATCATATACGGAGCGGCAGGATGCGGTCCGGGCTTATCTGCGCGAGGACCTTGCGCGCGAATTGTGCACCGCATGCGGATACTGTCTGGAAGAATGCCCGGCGGCGATCAACATCCCGGCATTCATGGATGCGTATAATATATTCCGCATTACCGGTGCGAAGGCTGCGGGTAAGGATAAGCTTGCCTGGCAGAAAAAATTCGGTCTGCTCAGCAACGATGCCAAAGCGGCCGCGGATTGTACCGCCTGCGGCGCTTGCGAACGGAAATGCACGCAGTTCCTGAACATCATCGAGAGAATGAAATGGCTTTCCGGCATGGAGAAGGAGATACTCTCGGAGCAGAAAAAATCGTAG
- a CDS encoding tetratricopeptide repeat protein encodes MLRSVITICTAALFLSAVLFSEQDALELAQSLAKAGKYFEAAALFEKAAKEEPDNEEIWREVGRCYRLSGDNKRAAEAYGKAALIIPDDPYVHIDHARSLDAVSDRISALDAYGRAVTAFTKLIATETNAAKKKVQYKDLGNVYFDMEQFPKAEEAFKEAIKVDPSYALGYNNLSAVYMKYKKYADAISALSTAYDLDPANTKPLLNLILVYAYLKDAAKSEAYAAKALAAKTPYPHFVHLYRAILYANTGDKAAWMMHLAEAFKVDTAKPLLDYRDDIATEHGFDVIRADADFVKMVKGRFGQQ; translated from the coding sequence ATGCTGCGTTCGGTCATAACGATATGTACGGCCGCGCTCTTCCTGTCCGCGGTGCTCTTTTCCGAGCAGGATGCGCTTGAGCTCGCGCAGTCCCTTGCCAAAGCCGGAAAATATTTCGAGGCTGCAGCGCTGTTTGAGAAGGCGGCGAAGGAAGAGCCTGACAACGAAGAGATATGGCGAGAGGTCGGGCGGTGTTATCGCCTGTCGGGTGACAACAAGCGAGCGGCTGAGGCGTACGGCAAAGCAGCCCTCATCATCCCCGATGATCCGTACGTGCATATCGATCACGCGCGCTCACTCGATGCTGTGAGCGACAGGATATCCGCGCTTGACGCGTACGGACGCGCGGTGACGGCGTTCACGAAGCTCATCGCGACGGAAACGAATGCTGCGAAAAAGAAAGTGCAGTATAAGGACCTCGGTAACGTCTATTTCGATATGGAGCAGTTCCCAAAAGCGGAAGAGGCGTTCAAAGAGGCGATAAAGGTCGACCCTTCCTATGCGCTCGGGTACAACAATCTCTCAGCGGTATATATGAAGTATAAGAAATATGCCGATGCTATCAGCGCGCTGTCCACGGCGTATGATCTTGACCCGGCCAACACAAAGCCGCTCCTTAATCTCATCCTGGTGTACGCCTATCTCAAGGATGCCGCGAAGAGCGAAGCGTATGCGGCGAAAGCGCTCGCGGCGAAGACGCCGTACCCTCATTTCGTCCATCTCTACCGTGCGATACTCTATGCGAATACCGGCGACAAGGCAGCGTGGATGATGCATCTTGCGGAAGCGTTCAAGGTCGATACGGCGAAACCCCTTCTCGACTATCGCGACGATATCGCGACCGAGCATGGTTTTGATGTGATACGCGCCGACGCCGATTTTGTGAAAATGGTGAAAGGGCGATTCGGCCAGCAGTGA
- a CDS encoding corrinoid protein, whose translation MVDLKQINELLQKGKADDVKRLVQEAVNEKIPAEKILQEGLISAMKAVGERMQRGEAYVPEVLIAARAMNAGLTILEPVLVAQGIKPRGSIAIGTVKGDLHDIGKNLVAMMFKGAGFKVIDLGVDVSAEKYVAAVKEHNPDVVGLSALLTTTMVNMGPIIKALRDAGYKGIVEVGGAPVTESFAKEIGADAYGDDAASAVDKALAVMK comes from the coding sequence ATGGTCGATCTAAAACAGATCAATGAGCTTCTGCAGAAGGGGAAGGCTGACGATGTCAAGCGCCTCGTGCAGGAAGCGGTGAACGAGAAGATACCCGCGGAGAAAATTCTCCAGGAAGGGCTCATCTCGGCGATGAAAGCGGTCGGTGAGCGCATGCAGCGCGGAGAGGCGTATGTGCCGGAAGTGCTCATCGCCGCACGCGCAATGAACGCCGGGCTTACCATTCTTGAGCCCGTCCTTGTCGCGCAGGGCATCAAGCCGCGTGGATCGATAGCCATCGGTACGGTCAAGGGCGACCTGCATGATATCGGCAAGAATCTTGTCGCTATGATGTTCAAGGGTGCCGGCTTCAAGGTGATAGACCTTGGCGTCGATGTGTCGGCCGAGAAATATGTTGCGGCGGTCAAGGAACATAACCCCGATGTTGTCGGGCTGTCAGCCCTTCTGACCACCACCATGGTCAATATGGGCCCGATAATAAAGGCGCTTCGCGATGCCGGCTACAAGGGCATTGTCGAGGTCGGCGGCGCCCCGGTCACCGAATCGTTCGCGAAAGAGATAGGCGCGGATGCCTACGGCGACGATGCTGCATCGGCAGTGGACAAAGCGCTTGCAGTGATGAAATAA